A genomic segment from Streptomyces sp. NBC_01233 encodes:
- a CDS encoding SCO0930 family lipoprotein, with protein MRREIFAGSAVAVLLMTAACGTGDNYSGKGSSVQPVGDSKQVGNGYDDVYGSGSGADPGAAGKSGPAGQLKVQDVAEVGEGVTDSEGFTLYRFDKDTPKPPKSNCEGDCATAWPAVAADDATAGEGIDKALLGSVARADGTRQLTLAGRPVYRYAKDTKAGDALGEGVGGTWHVLGPGGKPAAPAKGGADKGEADKTGEDGAAEQLTELAVNQNAELGPIVSDAEGRTLYRFDKDSAWPMKIGCVDACTDTWKPAKPVDKANVKGIAAELIGKVKRPDGSEQLTIDCWPVYTFTGDKEPGDISGHNNKGLWFAVTDKGKKAKVAG; from the coding sequence ATGCGTCGTGAGATATTCGCCGGGTCGGCGGTCGCGGTACTACTGATGACTGCCGCATGCGGCACCGGAGACAATTACTCGGGAAAGGGGAGCTCGGTCCAGCCGGTGGGCGACAGCAAACAGGTCGGGAACGGCTACGACGACGTCTACGGAAGCGGATCCGGGGCCGACCCGGGCGCGGCCGGCAAGAGCGGCCCGGCCGGGCAGCTGAAGGTGCAGGACGTCGCGGAGGTCGGCGAGGGCGTCACCGACAGCGAGGGCTTCACCCTCTACCGGTTCGACAAGGACACGCCCAAGCCCCCCAAGTCCAACTGCGAGGGGGACTGCGCCACGGCCTGGCCCGCCGTGGCCGCGGACGACGCCACGGCCGGTGAAGGCATCGACAAGGCCCTCCTCGGTTCGGTCGCACGGGCCGACGGCACCCGGCAGCTGACGCTCGCGGGACGGCCCGTGTACCGCTACGCGAAGGACACCAAGGCGGGCGACGCCCTCGGCGAGGGCGTCGGCGGAACCTGGCACGTGCTGGGGCCCGGCGGGAAGCCGGCCGCTCCGGCCAAGGGCGGAGCGGACAAGGGCGAGGCGGACAAGACCGGCGAGGACGGCGCGGCGGAGCAGCTCACCGAACTCGCCGTCAATCAGAATGCCGAACTCGGCCCCATCGTCTCGGACGCGGAGGGCCGGACGCTCTACCGGTTCGACAAGGACAGCGCCTGGCCGATGAAAATCGGCTGCGTGGACGCCTGCACGGACACCTGGAAGCCCGCCAAGCCGGTCGACAAGGCGAATGTGAAGGGAATTGCCGCCGAATTGATCGGCAAGGTGAAGCGGCCCGACGGCAGTGAGCAATTGACGATCGACTGCTGGCCTGTCTACACCTTCACCGGTGACAAGGAACCCGGGGACATCAGCGGACACAACAACAAGGGCCTCTGGTTCGCCGTCACCGACAAGGGCAAGAAGGCGAAGGTGGCCGGCTAG
- a CDS encoding NADH-ubiquinone oxidoreductase-F iron-sulfur binding region domain-containing protein: protein MTGDPRPSLGCVGAPRLLAGLDQAPRLERVAHLTTHGSLPRYRPDELVDLADNIDLRGRGGAGFPFSRKLRAVMRAARGREGQTAVVVNGSEGEPSCLKDTALLLHAPHLVLDGALLAAAAISAEDVVVGVTRTDVEQSVRAAVAERGPAGRRVRVALLPERFVTGEGTAHINGLNGGETLPSGQKVRTSERGLNGVPTLLSNTETFAQLAVAARLGALDYRTAGLPAEPGTVLLTVAGATVVETPTGAALSYILELCGTGPGQGVLVGGYHGKWLDPASARAAEVSRQSLDSLGARLGAGAVLPLPEDTCPAGEVARVTRWMAKESAGQCGPCVRGLPALADVLEDAIRGGGATALETVEARLKAVLGRGACSHPDGTSRFVASALSVFPDEFRDHALGSGCGRRVLGALPLPQDESPERLVVDWTLCKGHGLCVDILPDVVRLDADGFPAQASMPVPGRLRPKALRAVRRCPALALRIQD, encoded by the coding sequence GTGACCGGCGACCCTCGCCCCAGCCTGGGCTGCGTGGGCGCCCCCAGGCTGCTGGCGGGGCTCGACCAGGCCCCCCGGCTCGAGCGCGTCGCCCATCTGACCACGCACGGCTCGCTGCCCCGGTACCGGCCGGACGAGCTCGTCGACCTCGCCGACAACATCGACCTGCGGGGTCGTGGCGGGGCGGGCTTCCCCTTCTCCCGGAAGCTGCGCGCAGTCATGCGGGCCGCCCGGGGGCGCGAAGGGCAGACCGCCGTCGTCGTCAACGGCAGTGAGGGCGAGCCGAGTTGTCTCAAGGACACCGCACTGCTGTTGCACGCCCCGCACCTGGTGCTCGACGGAGCCCTGCTGGCCGCCGCCGCGATCTCCGCCGAGGACGTCGTGGTCGGGGTCACGAGGACGGACGTGGAGCAGTCGGTGAGGGCCGCCGTCGCGGAACGCGGCCCGGCCGGACGCCGGGTTCGGGTGGCGCTGCTCCCCGAACGCTTCGTCACCGGAGAGGGAACCGCCCACATCAACGGCTTGAACGGGGGTGAGACGCTGCCGTCCGGGCAGAAGGTGCGGACCAGCGAGCGAGGACTGAACGGCGTACCCACCCTGCTGTCCAACACCGAGACCTTCGCCCAACTCGCCGTCGCCGCACGGCTCGGCGCGCTGGACTACCGCACGGCCGGTCTGCCGGCGGAGCCGGGCACCGTCCTGCTGACCGTCGCCGGCGCCACCGTCGTCGAGACACCGACCGGGGCCGCGCTGTCGTACATCCTGGAACTGTGCGGCACCGGTCCCGGTCAGGGCGTACTGGTCGGCGGCTATCACGGCAAATGGCTGGATCCGGCGTCCGCCCGCGCCGCGGAGGTGTCCCGGCAGTCCCTCGACTCGCTCGGCGCCCGGCTGGGGGCGGGGGCGGTCCTGCCGCTGCCCGAGGACACCTGCCCTGCCGGCGAGGTGGCACGGGTGACCCGCTGGATGGCGAAGGAGTCGGCCGGCCAGTGCGGGCCCTGCGTACGGGGGCTGCCCGCACTGGCCGACGTACTGGAGGACGCGATCCGAGGAGGGGGCGCAACCGCCCTCGAAACGGTGGAAGCGCGGCTCAAGGCGGTCCTGGGGCGCGGCGCGTGCAGTCATCCCGACGGTACCTCGCGCTTCGTGGCCTCGGCGCTCAGCGTGTTCCCCGACGAGTTCCGGGACCACGCCCTCGGCAGCGGGTGCGGCCGACGGGTGCTGGGGGCGCTGCCGCTGCCGCAGGACGAGAGTCCGGAGCGGCTGGTCGTGGACTGGACCCTGTGCAAGGGGCACGGGCTGTGCGTGGACATCCTGCCCGACGTCGTACGGCTCGACGCGGACGGCTTTCCGGCGCAGGCGTCCATGCCGGTGCCGGGACGGCTGCGGCCGAAGGCGCTGCGCGCGGTGCGCCGCTGCCCGGCCCTCGCCCTGCGCATCCAGGACTGA
- a CDS encoding PucR family transcriptional regulator, translating to MCELLNRIWSRPRGEWTRVLRKEMPALAAEIVEELLHGIPEFSALIDDNDAIDDELLRQCVEEALLTALGYQKHTREQTPDKYEDQDRDEGPDWDPDESEDDIADTDTGEVAAGTRPGTRPETRAETKARIKAGITVERNDECEVTHEGRYEGVREGVRAATRESSGDGDRAREDLFKALTDDRAASESSLVELAEAAGWPLPPAVRAIVPATPGEAQQLASVLPEALAGAFAGRPCLLVPSTDPDSRAPLDQLLRGRFAAVGHAVPLRDTASSLRWALRLFALTPARPGLELRAVFVDDHLSTLLLLQDEPLAHALAARWLRPLADLTPRQSERLEVTLLAWLEGGGAPEAAKALSVHPQTVRYRMRQLEKLFGTGLRDPRTRFELEMALRSRRLMAQVRRQHSRVSRRAARVITADFTPVVVGRMARVNGL from the coding sequence ATGTGCGAACTTCTGAACCGCATCTGGTCCCGCCCGCGTGGCGAGTGGACCCGCGTCCTGCGCAAAGAAATGCCCGCGCTGGCCGCCGAGATAGTGGAGGAGCTTCTGCATGGAATTCCGGAATTTTCCGCACTTATCGATGACAACGATGCCATCGATGACGAGTTGCTCAGGCAGTGCGTGGAAGAGGCTCTTCTCACCGCGCTCGGCTATCAGAAGCACACCCGGGAACAGACACCGGACAAGTACGAGGACCAGGACCGGGACGAGGGCCCGGACTGGGACCCGGACGAGAGTGAGGACGACATCGCGGACACGGACACGGGCGAAGTCGCGGCCGGGACCAGGCCCGGGACCAGGCCCGAGACCAGGGCCGAGACCAAGGCCCGGATCAAGGCCGGAATCACGGTCGAGAGGAACGACGAGTGCGAGGTCACGCACGAGGGCCGGTACGAGGGCGTGCGCGAGGGAGTTCGAGCGGCTACCCGCGAGAGCTCCGGCGACGGCGACCGCGCACGTGAGGACCTCTTCAAGGCGCTCACCGATGACCGGGCGGCTTCCGAGAGTTCCCTCGTCGAGCTCGCCGAGGCGGCCGGCTGGCCCCTCCCGCCGGCCGTACGGGCCATCGTGCCGGCCACGCCCGGCGAGGCCCAGCAGCTCGCCTCCGTACTGCCCGAGGCCCTCGCCGGTGCGTTCGCGGGCCGGCCGTGCCTCTTGGTCCCCAGCACCGACCCCGACAGCCGCGCCCCTCTGGACCAGCTGCTGCGCGGCCGGTTCGCGGCCGTCGGCCACGCGGTCCCGCTCCGGGACACGGCCTCCTCGCTGCGCTGGGCACTGCGGCTGTTCGCTCTGACGCCCGCCCGCCCGGGCCTGGAGCTGCGGGCCGTGTTCGTGGACGACCACCTCTCGACCCTGCTGTTGCTCCAGGACGAACCGCTCGCCCACGCGCTGGCCGCCCGGTGGCTGCGGCCGCTGGCCGACCTGACCCCGCGCCAGAGCGAGCGCCTGGAGGTGACGTTGCTCGCCTGGCTGGAGGGCGGCGGCGCCCCCGAGGCCGCCAAAGCCCTGAGCGTGCACCCGCAGACCGTGCGCTACCGGATGCGCCAGCTGGAGAAGCTCTTCGGCACCGGCCTGCGCGACCCCCGTACCCGCTTCGAACTGGAGATGGCCCTGCGCAGCCGTCGGCTGATGGCCCAGGTGCGGCGCCAGCACTCGCGCGTGAGCCGCAGGGCGGCGCGCGTGATCACCGCGGACTTCACCCCCGTGGTCGTCGGGCGCATGGCCCGCGTCAACGGCCTCTGA